The Akkermansiaceae bacterium genome segment CCACAAGGCTCCGCTCACCGGATGCCACGGTTCCCGCAGCCGCTTGACCCAATTTCATCCCACCGCTTCAAGAACATGCACCTATATCAGGACTACCTGGCAGAGATCGAGGAACGCAAAACAGCCGGCTTGCATCCCAAACCGATTGATAGCGGCGAGCTGGCCGCGGAGATCATCTCCCAGATCAAGGATGCGTCCAACGAGCACCGCAAGGAATCCCTCAACTTCCTGATTTACAACACCCTCCCCGGCACCACCAGTGCGGCGGGTGAGAAGGCGCGTTTCCTGGAGGAGATCATCCTCGGCAAGGCCGCCGTGGAGGAAATCTCCACGCCCTTCGCCTTCGAGCTGCTCTCCCACATGAAGGGCGGCGCCTCCATCCAGACCCTGCTCAACCTGGCGCTCGGCGAGGATGCCGAGATCGCCCGGCAGGCCGCGGAGGTCCTCAAGACGCAGGTTTTCCTCTACGACGCCGACACCTCACGTCTGAAGGAAGCGTTCAAGGCCGGCAACCCGATCGCACGGGAAGTGCTCGAAAGCTACGCGGAGGCCGAGTTTTTCACCAAACTCCCGCCCGTTCCCACCGAAGTCCAGGTCGTCACCTTCATCGCGGCCGAGGGCGACATTTCGACCGACCTCCTTTCCCCCGGCAACCAGGCGCACTCCCGCTCCGACCGAGAGCTGCACGGCAAGTGCATGATCAGTGAGGAGGCCCAGGGGCAGATCAAAGCCCTGCAGAAGCTCCACCCCGACAAGAGCGTCATGCTCATCGCGGAAAAAGGCACCATGGGCGTGGGTTCCTCGCGGATGTCCGGCGTGAACAACGTCGCCCTGTGGACCGGCAAGCAGGCCAGTCCCTTCGTCCCGTTCGTCAACATCTTCCCCGTCGTCGCGGGCACCAACGGCATTTCCCCGATCTTCCTCACCACCGTCAGCGTCACCGGCGGCATCGGCCTGGACCTCAAGAACTGGGTGAAGAAAACGGACGAGGACGGGAAAGTGGTCAAGGACGCCAATGGCGATCCTGTCCTGGAGCAGGCCTACTCGGTCGAGACCGGAACCGTCCTCACCATCAACACCAAGGAGAAGAAACTCTACGGCAATGGCAAGGAACTGGCGGACGTTTCCTCCGCTTTCACCCCGCAGAAGCTGGAGTTCATCCGCGCGGGCGGCTCCTACGCCATCGTTTTCGGCAAGAAGCTCCAGACCTTCGCCGCGGAGACTCTGGGGGTCAAAGCACCGGTCGTCTTCGCCCCCGCCAAGGAAGTCTCCCACCACGGCCAGGGTCTCACCGCCGTTGAGAAGATCTTCAACCGCAACGCCGTCGGCACCACCCCGGGCCTGATCCTGCACGCGGGTTCCGACGTCCGCGTGAAGGTCAACATCGTCGGCTCCCAGGACACCACCGGCCTGATGACCTCCCAGGAGCTGGAGGCCATGGCCGCCACCGTCATTTCACCGACGGTCGATGCCGCCTACCAGTCCGGCTGCCACACCGCCTCCGTCTGGGACAAGAAGGCGCAGGCCAACATCCCGAAGCTGATGTCCTTCATGCAGCGGTTCGGCCTCATCACCGCCCGTGACCCGAAGGACGGCTACCACGCGATGACCGACGTCATCCACAAGGTCCTCAACGACCTGACCGTGGATGACTGGGACATCACCATCGGCGGTGACTCCCACACCCGCATGTCGAAGGGCATCGCCTTCGGCGCAGACTCCGGCACCGTCGCGCTCGCGCTGGCCACCGGTGAGGCGACCATGCCCATCCCGGAATCCGTCAAGGTGACCTTCAAGGGCACCATGAAGCCCTACATGGACTTCCGCGACGTGGTCCACGCCACCCAGGCGCAGATGCTGAAGAAATTCGGCGACAACGTCTTCCAGGGCCGCGTGATCGAGGTCCACATCGGCACCCTCCCCGCCGACCAGGCGTTCACCTTCACCGACTGGACCGCCGAAATGAAGGCAAAGGCCTCCATCTGCATTTCCCAGGGTGAAACCCTGATCGAGTCGCTGGAGATCGCCAAGAGCCGGATTCAGATCATGATCAACAAGGGCATGGACAATGAGGCCCAGGTTCTCCAGGGACTCATCGACAAGGCCAACAAGCGCATCTCCGAGATCCAAGTCGGCGAGAAGCCGCCGCTGGTCCCCGATGCCGATGCCAAATACAAGGCAGAGCTGGTCGTCGATCTCGACATCATCGACGAGCCGATGATCGCCGACCCGGACGTCAACAATGATGACGTTTCCAAGCGCTACACCCACGACGTCATCCGCGGACTGTCCTACTACGGTGGCACCAAGTCGGTGGACCTTGGCTTCGTCGGTTCCTGCATGGTCCACAAGGGCGACCTCAAGATCGTCTCGAAGATGCTCAGGAACCTCGAGCAGACCCAGGGCAAGGTGGAGTTCCACGCGCCGCTGGTCGTCGCCGCGCCGACCTACAACATCATCGACGAGCTGAAGGCCGAGGGCGACTGGGACATCCTCCAGAAGTATTCGGGCTTCGAGTTCAACGACAACGCGCCTAAGACGGCCGCCCGCACCGAATACCAGAACATGATGTATCTGGAGCGCCCGGGCTGCAACCTCTGCATGGGCAACCAGGAGAAGGCGGAAAAGGGTGACACCGTTATGGCCACCTCCACCCGTCTCTTTCAGGGCCGCGTCGTCGAGGACACCGACCGGAAGAAGGGCGAGTCCCTCCTTTCCTCCACCCCTGTCGTCGTCCTGTCCGCCATCCTCGGCCGCACGCCGAGCCTGGACGAATACAAGGACGCCGTCGCGGGCATCGACCTCACCACCTTCGCCCCACCGGTGAAGGAACTGGTGGCCGGGTTCTGACGGAAAGCCGCGGGGGTTCAACCCGTCTCCAAAAAGCCGCCGTTCTTCCAGAACGGCGGCTCTTTTCATTCAATGGGAGAACTCGGGAGTGAAAAATTTCGAACCGATCCGGGTTGAAAACATCCACTGGAGCTAACCGAACGTAGACAAAACAAGCCGTCATTCCCCAGGGCACCTCAAAATCCCAAAGCTCCTCTCATCGCAACACCATCCCCGACCACGATATCACTCACCAGAAGCCGCAGAAGGCATGATGCCTAAGCGCAACTAAGCGACCTCATACCCAAGAAAAATGCATTAAGCGCTAACTTTGCCATACGTGTCCAATTCTGCCTCGGCGTCCCCGGAGGCCGCCGCATGTGCCTCCAAGCCCAGTTCGATTTCCAGATAGCTCATCGCACCAAAAACGGAGAATCCGAACGGAAGTCAGATCCATCGCTTGAACTCTTATCTAAAGACGCCACTCTGACGAGATTACAAACTCCAATCCGCGATTTATCCCTCTATCTGTGAACTCGGAAAAAATTCTCAAAAAGGTGGCTGAGATCATGGATGAAAATCCCGACGCCTCCGCAGAAGACGCCATGAACATGCTCAGCTTCCTGTTCGGAGGGAGTAGCCTTTCCATTGCGGCACTCAAGGAGACACATTCGCAGCTCTGTAAAATCCTTGCCCCAATAAATCTGTCCTCCGCCGTTCCTTTGATCGCCGCACTCGAAACAATTCCAAACCTTCAAAAATATGGAGTAAGATTAAGCGTGCTTCTACATCTAGCTCTAGTGAGTTGTCGCGGCGAACAGGAGCCCACAATCTCAGACTTAGATCAATGGATCCACTTGATCCGAGAATCACCCACTTGCGTGCAAGAAGATCCGCCAGAAGATGTCTTTGTCGGCTATGTTTGTAGCCCAGCGGGAGGTTTCCGGGTATTCCCGGGACTGATTTCTAATGCGGATTTCATCGTAGAAAGACTACTCACGTTTCTGCACAAAAAGCGAGAGTTCCCAACTTTCGCGGACGGACATGATTCTGTTGTTGAACTTCTCAAGCTGAGCGAAGCTATTGCAAACTCCCTAGCGCTGCCTCGTTATTTCACCAGAGTTGATCACACCGATAATGATCTACCTTCACCAGACCAAGCTCAAATAGAGACTCACACTAAAGCAGTCACCTTCAATGATGCCACTCTGATAGATCTTGGAATCGATAAAAATAAACTCACCCCATTTATCCTTGATCCATCTAAAGTGGAACAAATAAACAACGAAAATGTTTTCGGATCATCCATTGAAGTATTCCCATTGATCAATTTTGACGACATTCTCGTGATCGCGGCCCCTTCCATACTATGTCGTGCAGCTGCAATACGAATACTTGATGTAGTCCGTAATCTCGGAGGCTGGGCAGACACATTTTTTGAAATTGAGAGTGCCGAATATTTTATTAATAAGGTAATCCCGCATCTGGGCATAAAACCGAATCGAATCACTCTCCCGAAACCGGCCTCAGATGTACCACGGCTTTATCCTTATGCTGGGCAATTTGATTTTGGAATGCCCACCCTGGTTCTCACCCAAACCTCTCCACTCAGTCAGGGAAGCAACATCGAAGACCTTGAGACTCTTTCCGATCAGCAGATTGATGGATTTACCCAATACCTCTCCGACTGCTGCGAATGCTTGGAGCAGGTAGAGGGATTCAAAGGCGGAATAATTATCTTTGCGCTGTCAGGGGTTGGTAGGCCTATGGCAACCGCTTTGAAAGAACTACGTCCCAATTGGCACTTTTACTCCGCTCCGCTGGCGGATTGGAAAACACTTGCCACCGAGCATGATTTCACTACTCGGCGATTGTGGTATCTTGCGCAGCAGGAAGAAATGGCCGAGAGCGCCAAGATTCAGTTTGTAAACATGGCGGGGCTTTTGAACTTGTACGGTTTCTGGAAGCGAAGGCGTTTTGCCCTCCTGCCGGCGGACATGGATCCAAAGCAACCGAACAAGATGCTGATGCTCAGCAGCGATTGTGCGCAGCAAGTAAACTTGGAGAATAAAAATACCAGTGACCGTCACTGCGTGTGGCATCCAATTGAGCTGAAATGGCTTGAGGTTGAACGGGACGGCGCTGGGCTTAATCCTGACGTTAGATCGAACCTGAAATATTGCGACCACGAGTCGACCGTCAACGGAGTGCTCAGAGGATGCGTAAGTATAGAGAAATTCGCATGGTGGATTGAAGTCCGTGATCGTCCAAAATCATCAAAAGCTTCGGGCCACGTTTTTAAACTATGGGAGTGTGTCCAAAGGTGGAGCGAGCGGATTCTCTTGATCATGTCGAAAGACTATGGTCATCTAATACCCCGGGAGGCCGTCATTCTTTTGCAATTTCCCGCTGCGGAAGACTGGAATCTTGACTCTATTTCTGAGCAGGAAGATCGTGATATGCAATTGATTTGTGATATCCATCCCGCGAAGAATCTAATTTCCCTGACGATCAGTGAGTATTTCCTAAGTGAATTTTTTCAACCGAAGAATAGCGCTGAACGAAAAATTGTGACTGCACTGGTGCGAGCCTTAGCCGAAAATAATGGGAAAGTATTTTTAGAAAACGAAGAGCAAGAATGTGTCCAAAGAATCGTCAAGAATCATGATACCAGATTTTTCCATATCCTGCGGTCGTCAGATCTAGAGGCCGTTATGGCGACGGGACGAGCAGAGCCAATGTTGATCCCGGAAGAGGAATTTGAGCGGGTCGGAATCGGTCTCGCATATACTGCTTCGAACGCTCCAGCTAAAATAATCACCGACCGTAAGGAGGCTCAAAAATTTCTCGAAAAAATTGTCAGAGGAATCCAAGGCCGCCTTTCGGCCAAGCTAAAAGATCTCTGGATTTTACCTGTGGTTTCTCACTGTTTTAGCCAGTTGGATGAGTTATCGCGAGATAGCTCACGATGGAATTTCTCCATCCGATCCCTCCTCGCTCTAGAAGAAAACGCTGAGTGGCTCCAAGACCATCTCCGAAACTCAGGCGGGCGTATAGCGCAAGCCGAGATCGCTAATCGCGCACTTATTGAGACAGCAGCCTACTCTTGTGACCCTTCCTCAAGGGTGGTCGTTTCTCAAACAGAGCATCTTTCCATGCTAGCTGACATCGCAGTAATGTTGCAGATCGCGGGATACCGAGATGCCATCACCAACGGATTAGTCGAACCCGAAATCAAGATTCATTTAAACGGTCAAATTGAATTCGACGATGGATTTCGTGAGAAAGTCATGAAACCATATCTGACGTCTAGGGTGGATGACAATATTCGCCGAGCTGCAGAGCTCTACGACGATCATTTTTCAAAAGAGGTTATCGATGCCCCTCCCGCAAGCGAGCAAAACTCAGAAGCGGAGCGATTTGAAAGCGCATTTTTCGCTGAGTTTGGCTTCTACAGTGACTCTCTCACTAAAGTGACCGAAGTCTTTGCCGAATTTGCGAAGAGATCTAGTCAGTCAGGAGGAACTCTCGAAGACCTGCAGCTAAGGCAACTTCTGATAAATCGTGCAACCTTGAGCAAACATCAGACCGAAGCATTTTTGGAAAGATTCGTCTTACCAATGCGCCCCGCTTGGGATAAGGAGTTTCCAACCGGATGTGAGCCTAATGATGTCTTCCCTTGGCGATTTTTTAGAGGGCTTTCTGTCTTAATTCGCCCTTTTGTGGAAGTTTCTAAATCGCCTAAGCAGTATGCAATTTCTGCTACACATCTCCAAAGGTGGCGGAGTTATTTTATCCATTCACTCTTGAATGGCGACCTTCCAGATCGTATTTTTCGGTCTGTCGAGATGAAGAGCTATTTGGGCGGGCTCACCAAGAAGCGCGGTGAGCGTTTTGAGAAGAAGGTGGCCGACGAAATGAGGAAAATTCTTCCTGAAGTTCGGCACAGCGTAAAGATGCGTGAGCTTGGAAAAGCAGATGCCAGCCCGAGTGACGATGTCGATGTGGTCGCTTGGGATCTTAACTCAGGACGTGTCTACTTACTGGAATGTAAAAGCCTGAAACGTGCCCTCACGGCATCCCAAGTCATTCAGCAGTTGGAAAGTTTTCGCGGAGACCCAGAAAATACCGACGATTATCTTGCGAAGCATGTTCGAAGAGTCGAGTGGTTGAAAGCGAATTCTGATGGAGTTACTCGTCTCACGGGGATTTCGGCAGCTAATATTCAATGGACACCTATTTTAGTAAGCGACGGCAGAGTACCGATGTCTCATTTTGAGATGTCCGCAGTTCCGCGAGATCAGATCATTGCGTATGCTGATCTACGTCCCTTAATCAGAGATCAATTGTTCCCTGCATGAGTAATTCACCGGGCCATCCTCGGCCGCACGCCGAGCCTAGAGGAATACAAGGACGCCGTCGCGGGCATCGACCTCACCACCTTCGCCCCACCGATGAAGGAACTGGTGGCCGGGTTCTGACGGAACGCCGGATCCACGCCTCATTTGGAAAGCCGCCCCTGTCATGCAGCGGGCGGCTTTTTTGACGCCCATTGCCAAAGTAAATCGCCGAAATGAAATTCAACCACAGATGAACGCAGATGGACACAGATTGAAGAGATCGGTCCAAAATCTTTTCTTATCCGCGTCCATCTGCGTTCATCTGTGGTTGAAACCCTTCTGATCTGCTTGCCGCGGATCAGCCCCCTTTCCAACGGAAATTCAGGATGCCTCTGGCAGAATCCTGACTCCTGTTGTATGGGTAGTCCCATATGGACACTCTCAGGACCTTCCATACCGGTTCCGGTGCCGAAGGGAAATTCCACTCCCTCCCGGCCCTTGAGGATCAAGGCTTTCCGAACCTTTCCCGCCTGCCCGTTTCCATCCGGATCGTGCTGGAGTCCCTGCTCCGCAACAACGACGGCCTGAAAGTCACGGAGAGGGACATCCGCAACCTGGCGTCCTATGACGCGGCGCACCCGGGAGACTATGAGATTCCGTTCGTCGTGGCGCGGATCGTCCTGCAGGACTTCACCGGCGTGCCGCTGCTGGTGGATCTGGCCGCCATGCGCTCCGCGGTGGCCCGCATGGGGCGCGATGCGAAGATGATCGAGCCGCTGGTTCCCGTGGACCTGGTGGTGGACCACTCCGTGCAGGTGGACTTCGCGGGAACGGACGCCGCTTTCGCAAGGAACCTCGATCTGGAGTTCCACCGCAACCGGGAGCGCTACGAATTCCTCAAGTGGGGAGAACAGGCGTTTGATACCTTCAAGGTCGTGCCGCCGGGCATCGGGATCGTCCATCAGGTGAATCTGGAATACCTCGCGAAGTGCGTGCTGGAGAAAGACGGCGTCTTCTATCCGGACACGCTGGTGGGCACGGACTCCCACACCACCATGATCAACGGGCTGGGCGTGGTGGGCTGGGGCGTCGGCGGCATCGAGGCGGAGGCCGGAATGCTCGGACAGCCGGTCACCTTCCTGGTTCCGGAGGTCGTGGGCGTCTATCTCACCGGCGAACTCATGACCGGAGTGACTGCCACGGACCTGGTGCTGGTGGTGACCGAGCTGCTGCGGAAGACGAAGGTGGTGGGCAAATTCGTCGAGTTCTACGGCCCCGGCGCGAAGGCGCTCAGCCTGCCGGACCGCGCCACCATCGCCAACATGGCCCCGGAATACGGAGCGACCATGGGCTTCTTCGGCATCGATGAAGTCACCACCGGCTATCTGGAGGGCACCGGCCGACCGCCGGAGTTGTGCAAGACGGTGGAGAACTACTACAAGGCGCAGGGATTGTGGGGCATCCCGACGGACCGCAACGCACTGGATTTCACCCAGGTGGTGAACCTCGACCTTTCCACGGTGGAACCGGGTGTCGCGGGGCCGAAGCGCCCGCAGGACCGCATCGATCTGGACGACCTCAAGGCGAAGTGGAGCGAACTGCTCGCCGCTCCGGTGAAGGACGGCGGCTTCGACAAAACCGGCAGCAAGACCGCTGTCGTTCACGTGGACAGCAAGGACGGCGTGCCTGACAAGATCGGCCATGGTTCCGTGCTCATCGCCGCGATCACCAGTTGCACGAACACCTCCAACCCCAGCGTGATGCTCGCCGCCGGCCTGCTGGCGAAAAAGGCGAACGCCTACGGCCTGACGGTGAAGCCATCGGTGAAGACCTCCCTCGGCCCGGGGTCCCGTGTCGTCACCGACTACCTCACCAAGACCGGCCTGCAGGAGGAACTGGACAAGCTCGGCTTCCAGACCGTCGGCTACGGCTGCACCACCTGCATCGGCAACTCAGGGCCGCTGGACAGCGGCATCGAGAGCGTGGTGAAGGCGGAGGACATCGTGGCCGCGTCCGTGCTTTCCGGAAACCGGAATTTCGAGGCCCGCGTCCATCAGTCCATCAGGGCGAATTTCCTGATGTCCCCTCCCCTTGTCGTGGCGTTCGCCATCGCGGGGACCGTTGATATCGACATGGCCACCGAACCGCTCGGCAAAACCCCGAAGGGCGAGCCGGTCTATCTGAAGGATATCTGGCCGACCGCGGAGGAAATCACAGCAGCCATGGTCTCCTCTCTGCGGCCGGAGGTTTTCCAGGCACTCTACACCGGCTTTTCCGACCAGAACCCGAAGTGGAACGAGATCCAATCGTCCACCGGAGATGTCTATGATTGGAACCGGGAATCCACCTACATCCAGGAGCCGCCGTTCTTCGATGGATTCAGCCCGGCACCGCGGGACATCGAGGAGATCCACGGCGCGCGCCCGCTCGGCATCTTCGGGGACTCCGTCACCACCGACCACATCTCCCCCGCCGCAGCCATCAAGATGGACAGCCCGGCGGGACGCTTCCTGCGTGACAGCGGTGTCGGCTTCGCCGATTTCAATTCCTATGGCTCGCGCCGCGGCAACGACCGCGTGATGACCCGCGGCACCTTTGCCAACGTCCGCATCAAGAATCTGATGGTCCCCGGCGTGGAGGGTGGTGTCACCAAGGTCGGCGACAAGGTGGAGGCCATCTACGACGCCGCGGAGATCTACAAGGAAAACGCCATCCCCACCATCATCATCGGAGCGGAGGACTACGGCATGGGATCCTCCCGCGACTGGGCGGCGAAGGGCACCAACCTGCTCGGCGTGAAGGCGGTCATCACCAAATCCTTCGAGCGCATCCATCGCTCGAACCTCGTCGGCATGGGCGTGCTGCCCTGCAATTTCGTCCACAAGGACGACTATGAGAAAGTGAAGGACCTGGCGGACGCCACCTTCGATCTCGTGGGCATCGACAACGATCTGAAGCCCATGCAGCAGGCCACGCTCCGCGTGCATCCCGCCAAGGGAAAAGCCTTCGACATCCCGGTCATCGTCCGGATCGATACCCCGGTGGAAAAGGCCTACTACCGCGCGGGCGGCATCCTGCCCTACGTGCTGTCTCAGATTCTGGACAAGTGAGCACCGGGAGCACTCATCCCCCAGACCCGCGGTTTTCCCCGGTTTTCAGGGGGAGGATCAGTCTTTCCAGATGAAGCGGACACTGTGCGGGGAGAGAACCACCGGCGACTTCAGCAAAAGGGAGGCATCGGCGGAAACACCGGAGGCTTCGATGGCGGAGGAAATCCATGGGGTGGAGGTATCCATGCCGTTCGAGGTGACGGTCACCGACTGCGGAACGGAGGTCCGGTTGACAAGAACGAATGCGGGTTTGCCATTCTTGACGGCTGCGAACGGAACGACGGATTGTTCGGAACTGGAAGCGACCTGCGCGGGGCTGCCGTCGAGCCGGGTGTTGAAGTGATGGAAGACATGAGCAGCCGGGCGCAAGGTGCCGTCCATGTTCATTTTGCCGTAGGCTCCGTCCTGGTCACTCCAGGCATTGATGGCGGTGAGATCCGGAATCCGGGAGTGAGCGATGAGGAACAGGGCATCGAAGACGGCGCCTTTATGGTTCGCCATGCGTGGATCCCTGGGCTCCCAAGTATAGTTGATGTTGAATTCGTTGAGATGGAATTCGAGGCGGCTTGAGGATACTTCGTCGCGGACGCTTTCGATGAGGGAGATTGTGTTCCTGGCCATCGAAGACGTTTTGTCGTAAACCGACCGGTCGCTTTCCTCGGCGGAACCGGTGGCATAGATATGGAAGGAAAGGAAGTCGAGGTTCCGTCGTGTGAGGCGCGCATACTCCGTTAGCTGCTGGGTGGGCAGAGGATGGCAGGCGGCCGGTCCTCCGAGTTTGATGTCAGGATCGACCTTCCGCATCGCCGCAGCCGCCGTATTATGGATTTTCGCCAGGGCCGGCACATCAGCCGGAGGCCCGGCGGGGCCGCGTTCATGCGGTCTCCAGTAGGCGACGTCCTTTTCATTGGTGATCTCCCAATAGCGGATGCCTGCCTTGAACTCCCTGTTAATGATCCGGACCAAGTCCGCGCAGAGAAGTGAGTAAGGCTCAACCATGTCGGGATCGAGACGTCCGTCCTTATCGGCGTCATATGCCTCGGGCCAACTGTTGATGTTGAGCAGGAGTTCGGTTCCGGACGGAGGCCGCAGCGAGTCGAGAGCCGCGCGGATCTTGTCTTTGTTCCATGTACCGGTGGCCGGATCGAACCAAGTTTTGACAAGGCTGCCGTTGTGGATGCGGAGCAGACGGGGCTTCATGAAGGAGATGCCTTCGCTCCAACCGGGGCGTGGCGAGGTGGCGGAGAAGCCGTGCTGG includes the following:
- a CDS encoding bifunctional aconitate hydratase 2/2-methylisocitrate dehydratase; translation: MHLYQDYLAEIEERKTAGLHPKPIDSGELAAEIISQIKDASNEHRKESLNFLIYNTLPGTTSAAGEKARFLEEIILGKAAVEEISTPFAFELLSHMKGGASIQTLLNLALGEDAEIARQAAEVLKTQVFLYDADTSRLKEAFKAGNPIAREVLESYAEAEFFTKLPPVPTEVQVVTFIAAEGDISTDLLSPGNQAHSRSDRELHGKCMISEEAQGQIKALQKLHPDKSVMLIAEKGTMGVGSSRMSGVNNVALWTGKQASPFVPFVNIFPVVAGTNGISPIFLTTVSVTGGIGLDLKNWVKKTDEDGKVVKDANGDPVLEQAYSVETGTVLTINTKEKKLYGNGKELADVSSAFTPQKLEFIRAGGSYAIVFGKKLQTFAAETLGVKAPVVFAPAKEVSHHGQGLTAVEKIFNRNAVGTTPGLILHAGSDVRVKVNIVGSQDTTGLMTSQELEAMAATVISPTVDAAYQSGCHTASVWDKKAQANIPKLMSFMQRFGLITARDPKDGYHAMTDVIHKVLNDLTVDDWDITIGGDSHTRMSKGIAFGADSGTVALALATGEATMPIPESVKVTFKGTMKPYMDFRDVVHATQAQMLKKFGDNVFQGRVIEVHIGTLPADQAFTFTDWTAEMKAKASICISQGETLIESLEIAKSRIQIMINKGMDNEAQVLQGLIDKANKRISEIQVGEKPPLVPDADAKYKAELVVDLDIIDEPMIADPDVNNDDVSKRYTHDVIRGLSYYGGTKSVDLGFVGSCMVHKGDLKIVSKMLRNLEQTQGKVEFHAPLVVAAPTYNIIDELKAEGDWDILQKYSGFEFNDNAPKTAARTEYQNMMYLERPGCNLCMGNQEKAEKGDTVMATSTRLFQGRVVEDTDRKKGESLLSSTPVVVLSAILGRTPSLDEYKDAVAGIDLTTFAPPVKELVAGF
- the acnA gene encoding aconitate hydratase AcnA, coding for MDTLRTFHTGSGAEGKFHSLPALEDQGFPNLSRLPVSIRIVLESLLRNNDGLKVTERDIRNLASYDAAHPGDYEIPFVVARIVLQDFTGVPLLVDLAAMRSAVARMGRDAKMIEPLVPVDLVVDHSVQVDFAGTDAAFARNLDLEFHRNRERYEFLKWGEQAFDTFKVVPPGIGIVHQVNLEYLAKCVLEKDGVFYPDTLVGTDSHTTMINGLGVVGWGVGGIEAEAGMLGQPVTFLVPEVVGVYLTGELMTGVTATDLVLVVTELLRKTKVVGKFVEFYGPGAKALSLPDRATIANMAPEYGATMGFFGIDEVTTGYLEGTGRPPELCKTVENYYKAQGLWGIPTDRNALDFTQVVNLDLSTVEPGVAGPKRPQDRIDLDDLKAKWSELLAAPVKDGGFDKTGSKTAVVHVDSKDGVPDKIGHGSVLIAAITSCTNTSNPSVMLAAGLLAKKANAYGLTVKPSVKTSLGPGSRVVTDYLTKTGLQEELDKLGFQTVGYGCTTCIGNSGPLDSGIESVVKAEDIVAASVLSGNRNFEARVHQSIRANFLMSPPLVVAFAIAGTVDIDMATEPLGKTPKGEPVYLKDIWPTAEEITAAMVSSLRPEVFQALYTGFSDQNPKWNEIQSSTGDVYDWNRESTYIQEPPFFDGFSPAPRDIEEIHGARPLGIFGDSVTTDHISPAAAIKMDSPAGRFLRDSGVGFADFNSYGSRRGNDRVMTRGTFANVRIKNLMVPGVEGGVTKVGDKVEAIYDAAEIYKENAIPTIIIGAEDYGMGSSRDWAAKGTNLLGVKAVITKSFERIHRSNLVGMGVLPCNFVHKDDYEKVKDLADATFDLVGIDNDLKPMQQATLRVHPAKGKAFDIPVIVRIDTPVEKAYYRAGGILPYVLSQILDK